A window of the Dongshaea marina genome harbors these coding sequences:
- the ubiT gene encoding ubiquinone anaerobic biosynthesis accessory factor UbiT has product MIKTIHHNLVRYAPAMLRIPARFTPFVLQKEILLRVMKTVFQEALEDGDFEFLENQWLKVEIRDLGLCWYISYENDKLQVAEHSSRVDVCFSGELNDLILVAAHKVDPDTLFFQRRLRIEGDTELGLEVKNLLDSIDLETLPKLMRQGLGELARFIESAQLDVSAMPIAGKTA; this is encoded by the coding sequence TTGATCAAAACAATTCATCATAATCTGGTTCGCTATGCACCTGCCATGTTACGGATCCCGGCACGTTTCACTCCCTTTGTGCTGCAAAAAGAGATCTTGCTGCGGGTGATGAAAACTGTGTTTCAGGAAGCCCTCGAAGATGGGGATTTTGAGTTTCTTGAGAACCAATGGCTCAAGGTCGAGATCCGGGATCTCGGGTTGTGCTGGTATATCAGCTATGAGAATGACAAGCTTCAGGTTGCTGAGCACAGCTCGCGGGTAGATGTCTGCTTTAGCGGGGAGCTCAACGATCTGATCCTTGTAGCGGCTCATAAGGTCGATCCCGATACCCTGTTTTTCCAGCGCCGTCTGCGGATCGAGGGAGATACCGAGCTTGGATTAGAGGTTAAAAACCTGCTGGATAGTATCGATCTGGAGACTCTGCCAAAGCTGATGCGCCAGGGGCTTGGCGAGCTGGCACGTTTTATTGAGTCGGCGCAGCTTGATGTTTCAGCGATGCCGATTGCAGGAAAAACAGCCTAG
- the ubiU gene encoding ubiquinone anaerobic biosynthesis protein UbiU, protein MELLCPAGSLPALKAAVDNGADAVYIGFKDETNARHFAGLNFNDKKLQKAADYVHLHGRKLHIAINTFAHPDSGERWKQAVDKGVALGADALIIADLAVLDYAAQRYPEMELHLSVQASATNSAAIAFYQKQFNIKRVVLPRVLSLQQVRQLSQHTDAELEVFAFGSLCIMAEGRCYLSSYLTGESPNTVGACSPAKFVRWNETPAGLETRLNDVLLDRCAGGEQAGYPTLCKGRYKVDGKLGHSLEEPTSLNTLELLPDLFELGIRSVKIEGRQRSPAYVATVARIWREAIDSYQSNPAGYRVATNWQQQLQSISEGNQTTLGAYHRQWQ, encoded by the coding sequence ATGGAACTTCTCTGCCCCGCCGGGAGCCTGCCGGCGCTCAAAGCGGCCGTCGACAACGGAGCCGATGCTGTCTATATCGGTTTCAAAGATGAAACCAATGCCCGCCATTTTGCCGGGCTTAATTTTAACGACAAAAAACTGCAAAAGGCGGCGGATTATGTCCACCTGCATGGCCGCAAGCTACATATAGCGATCAACACCTTTGCCCACCCGGACAGTGGTGAACGCTGGAAGCAGGCGGTCGATAAGGGGGTAGCCCTGGGAGCCGATGCGCTAATCATCGCCGATCTGGCGGTGTTAGATTATGCCGCGCAGCGCTACCCCGAGATGGAGTTACACCTGTCGGTCCAGGCTTCCGCAACCAACAGCGCGGCGATCGCTTTTTACCAGAAGCAGTTTAATATCAAGCGGGTGGTCTTACCCCGGGTACTCTCCTTGCAGCAGGTTCGCCAACTTTCACAGCATACGGATGCTGAGCTGGAGGTGTTTGCCTTTGGTAGCCTGTGTATCATGGCTGAGGGGCGTTGTTATCTCTCCTCTTATCTCACCGGAGAAAGCCCCAACACGGTTGGTGCCTGTTCCCCGGCTAAGTTTGTTCGCTGGAATGAGACGCCGGCCGGATTAGAGACTCGTCTCAACGATGTACTGCTGGATCGCTGTGCAGGGGGTGAGCAAGCCGGATATCCCACCCTATGTAAGGGACGCTATAAGGTCGATGGTAAGCTTGGCCATAGCCTGGAGGAGCCGACCAGCCTCAACACCCTTGAGCTGCTGCCGGATCTGTTCGAGCTTGGGATCCGCTCGGTGAAGATCGAGGGACGCCAGCGCAGCCCGGCCTATGTGGCAACTGTCGCCAGGATCTGGCGTGAGGCGATCGACAGCTACCAAAGCAACCCTGCGGGATATCGCGTTGCCACAAACTGGCAACAACAACTGCAATCCATCTCTGAAGGAAATCAAACAACCCTCGGTGCCTATCACCGCCAGTGGCAATAG